A window from Callithrix jacchus isolate 240 chromosome 17, calJac240_pri, whole genome shotgun sequence encodes these proteins:
- the FYTTD1 gene encoding UAP56-interacting factor isoform X4, producing the protein MSRPVLQGPLGASQGAGPLCPAASLSGTAPPAAAGGGRGRGRRVRAPAVRLAACASGRWRACDSGLPAPAPGATSPAMNRFGTRLVGATATSSPPPKARSNENLDKIDMSLGEGPSGTELECGEGAGGTQRRGLWGQGWLAAVAGGVFSRVGGPERRAGSAGSTPGAGLDAGDSGVLSAAAVGGGAVGAAPGRRGPEDDIIKLNRKEGKKQNFPRLNRRLLQQSGARQFRMRVRWGIQQNSGFGKTSLNRRGRVMPGKRRPNGVITGLAARKTTGIRKGISPMNRPPLSDKNIERYFPVLKRKANLLRQNEGQRKPVAVLKRPNQLNRKNSIPANFTRSGNKLNHQKDTRQATFLFRRGLKVQAQLNTEQLLDDVVAKRTRQWRTSTTNGGILTVSIDNPGAVQCPVTPKPRLTRTAVPSFLSKREQNDVKKVPKGVPLQFDINSVGKQTGMTLNERFGILKEQRATLTYNKGGSRFVTVG; encoded by the exons ATGTCTCGTCCGGTCCTGCAAGGGCCGCTAGGAGCGAGTCAAGGCGCGGGGCCACTCTGCCCGGCCGCGAGTCTCAGTGGCACCGCCCCGCCCGCAGCCGCGGGTGGAGGCCGAGGACGAGGCCGGCGCGTGCGCGCTCCCGCGGTGCGGCTGGCTGCGTGCGCGAGTGGGAGGTGGCGGGCCTGCGACTCCGGCCTTCCCGCTCCCGCTCCCGGCGCGACGTCTCCGGCCATGAACCGGTTTGGTACACGGTTGGTGGGAGCCACGGCGACCTCTTCGCCGCCGCCGAAGGCCCGCAGCAATGAAAACCTCGACAAAATCGATATGTCTTTGGGTGAGGGGCCGAGTGGGACCGAGTTGGAGTGCGGGGAGGGCGCGGGTGGAACGCAGCGGCGCGGgctgtgggggcaggggtggtTGGCCGCAGTTGCTGGCGGAGTTTTCTCGCGGGTGGGCGGACCCGAGCGGAGAGCCGGGAGCGCAGGCTCGACGCCGGGTGCCGGGCTGGACGCGGGGGACTCGGGCGTCCTCTCGGCCGCGGCTGTCGGAGGAGGGGCTGTGGGGGCGGCGCCGGGGCGCCGAGGGCCCGAAG ATGATATCATCAAATTGAAtcgaaaggaaggaaagaagcagaATTTTCCAAGACTAAATAGAAGACTCCTTCAGCAAAGTGGTGCCCGGCAATTCAGGATGAGAGTACGATGGGGAATCCAACAGAATTCTG GTTTTGGTAAGACTAGTTTGAATCGTAGAGGAAGAGTAATGCCTGGAAAGAGACGTCCTAATGGAGTCATTACTGGCCTTGCAGCTAGGAAAACAACTGGAATTCGAAAAGGAATTAGTCCTATGAATCGTCCACCTCTAAGTGATAAG AATATAGAACGATATTTTCCAGTGTTAAAAAGGAAGGCAAACCTTCTGAGACAAAATGAAGGGCAGAGGAAACCAGTTGCAGTTCTCAAGAGACCTAACCAGCTAAACAGGAA AAATAGCATTCCAGCTAATTTTACCAGGAGtggaaataaattaaatcatCAGAAAGATACTCGTCAGGCAACTTTTCTTTTCAGAAGAGGCCTGAAG GTTCAGGCCCAGTTGAACACAGAACAACTGCTAGACGATGTAGTAGCAAAGAGAACCCGTCA atgGCGGACTTCCACCACAAATGGAGGAATTTTGACTGTATCTATTGACAATCCCGGAGCAGTGCAATGCCCAGt aacTCCGAAGCCACGATTAACTCGTACTGCTGTACCTTCATTTTTATCAAAACGGGAGCAAAATGATGTAAAGAAAGTTCCTAAAGGTGTTCCCCTACAGTTTGACATAAACAGTGTTGGAAAACag ACAGGGATGACGTTGAATGAGCGGTTTGGGATCCTGAAGGAACAAAGAGCCACTCTCACATACAACAAAGGGGGAAGCCGCTTTGTAACCGTGGGATAG
- the FYTTD1 gene encoding UAP56-interacting factor isoform X1 encodes MNRFGTRLVGATATSSPPPKARSNENLDKIDMSLDDIIKLNRKEGKKQNFPRLNRRLLQQSGARQFRMRVRWGIQQNSGFGKTSLNRRGRVMPGKRRPNGVITGLAARKTTGIRKGISPMNRPPLSDKNIERYFPVLKRKANLLRQNEGQRKPVAVLKRPNQLNRKNSIPANFTRSGNKLNHQKDTRQATFLFRRGLKVQAQLNTEQLLDDVVAKRTRQWRTSTTNGGILTVSIDNPGAVQCPVTPKPRLTRTAVPSFLSKREQNDVKKVPKGVPLQFDINSVGKQTGMTLNERFGILKEQRATLTYNKGGSRFVTVG; translated from the exons ATGAACCGGTTTGGTACACGGTTGGTGGGAGCCACGGCGACCTCTTCGCCGCCGCCGAAGGCCCGCAGCAATGAAAACCTCGACAAAATCGATATGTCTTTGG ATGATATCATCAAATTGAAtcgaaaggaaggaaagaagcagaATTTTCCAAGACTAAATAGAAGACTCCTTCAGCAAAGTGGTGCCCGGCAATTCAGGATGAGAGTACGATGGGGAATCCAACAGAATTCTG GTTTTGGTAAGACTAGTTTGAATCGTAGAGGAAGAGTAATGCCTGGAAAGAGACGTCCTAATGGAGTCATTACTGGCCTTGCAGCTAGGAAAACAACTGGAATTCGAAAAGGAATTAGTCCTATGAATCGTCCACCTCTAAGTGATAAG AATATAGAACGATATTTTCCAGTGTTAAAAAGGAAGGCAAACCTTCTGAGACAAAATGAAGGGCAGAGGAAACCAGTTGCAGTTCTCAAGAGACCTAACCAGCTAAACAGGAA AAATAGCATTCCAGCTAATTTTACCAGGAGtggaaataaattaaatcatCAGAAAGATACTCGTCAGGCAACTTTTCTTTTCAGAAGAGGCCTGAAG GTTCAGGCCCAGTTGAACACAGAACAACTGCTAGACGATGTAGTAGCAAAGAGAACCCGTCA atgGCGGACTTCCACCACAAATGGAGGAATTTTGACTGTATCTATTGACAATCCCGGAGCAGTGCAATGCCCAGt aacTCCGAAGCCACGATTAACTCGTACTGCTGTACCTTCATTTTTATCAAAACGGGAGCAAAATGATGTAAAGAAAGTTCCTAAAGGTGTTCCCCTACAGTTTGACATAAACAGTGTTGGAAAACag ACAGGGATGACGTTGAATGAGCGGTTTGGGATCCTGAAGGAACAAAGAGCCACTCTCACATACAACAAAGGGGGAAGCCGCTTTGTAACCGTGGGATAG
- the FYTTD1 gene encoding UAP56-interacting factor isoform X3, with protein sequence MNRFGTRLVGATATSSPPPKARSNENLDKIDMSLDDIIKLNRKEGKKQNFPRLNRRLLQQSGARQFRMRVRWGIQQNSGFGKTSLNRRGRVMPGKRRPNGVITGLAARKTTGIRKGISPMNRPPLSDKNIERYFPVLKRKANLLRQNEGQRKPVAVLKRPNQLNRKWRTSTTNGGILTVSIDNPGAVQCPVTPKPRLTRTAVPSFLSKREQNDVKKVPKGVPLQFDINSVGKQTGMTLNERFGILKEQRATLTYNKGGSRFVTVG encoded by the exons ATGAACCGGTTTGGTACACGGTTGGTGGGAGCCACGGCGACCTCTTCGCCGCCGCCGAAGGCCCGCAGCAATGAAAACCTCGACAAAATCGATATGTCTTTGG ATGATATCATCAAATTGAAtcgaaaggaaggaaagaagcagaATTTTCCAAGACTAAATAGAAGACTCCTTCAGCAAAGTGGTGCCCGGCAATTCAGGATGAGAGTACGATGGGGAATCCAACAGAATTCTG GTTTTGGTAAGACTAGTTTGAATCGTAGAGGAAGAGTAATGCCTGGAAAGAGACGTCCTAATGGAGTCATTACTGGCCTTGCAGCTAGGAAAACAACTGGAATTCGAAAAGGAATTAGTCCTATGAATCGTCCACCTCTAAGTGATAAG AATATAGAACGATATTTTCCAGTGTTAAAAAGGAAGGCAAACCTTCTGAGACAAAATGAAGGGCAGAGGAAACCAGTTGCAGTTCTCAAGAGACCTAACCAGCTAAACAGGAA atgGCGGACTTCCACCACAAATGGAGGAATTTTGACTGTATCTATTGACAATCCCGGAGCAGTGCAATGCCCAGt aacTCCGAAGCCACGATTAACTCGTACTGCTGTACCTTCATTTTTATCAAAACGGGAGCAAAATGATGTAAAGAAAGTTCCTAAAGGTGTTCCCCTACAGTTTGACATAAACAGTGTTGGAAAACag ACAGGGATGACGTTGAATGAGCGGTTTGGGATCCTGAAGGAACAAAGAGCCACTCTCACATACAACAAAGGGGGAAGCCGCTTTGTAACCGTGGGATAG
- the FYTTD1 gene encoding UAP56-interacting factor isoform X2, giving the protein MNRFGTRLVGATATSSPPPKARSNENLDKIDMSLGFGKTSLNRRGRVMPGKRRPNGVITGLAARKTTGIRKGISPMNRPPLSDKNIERYFPVLKRKANLLRQNEGQRKPVAVLKRPNQLNRKNSIPANFTRSGNKLNHQKDTRQATFLFRRGLKVQAQLNTEQLLDDVVAKRTRQWRTSTTNGGILTVSIDNPGAVQCPVTPKPRLTRTAVPSFLSKREQNDVKKVPKGVPLQFDINSVGKQTGMTLNERFGILKEQRATLTYNKGGSRFVTVG; this is encoded by the exons ATGAACCGGTTTGGTACACGGTTGGTGGGAGCCACGGCGACCTCTTCGCCGCCGCCGAAGGCCCGCAGCAATGAAAACCTCGACAAAATCGATATGTCTTTGG GTTTTGGTAAGACTAGTTTGAATCGTAGAGGAAGAGTAATGCCTGGAAAGAGACGTCCTAATGGAGTCATTACTGGCCTTGCAGCTAGGAAAACAACTGGAATTCGAAAAGGAATTAGTCCTATGAATCGTCCACCTCTAAGTGATAAG AATATAGAACGATATTTTCCAGTGTTAAAAAGGAAGGCAAACCTTCTGAGACAAAATGAAGGGCAGAGGAAACCAGTTGCAGTTCTCAAGAGACCTAACCAGCTAAACAGGAA AAATAGCATTCCAGCTAATTTTACCAGGAGtggaaataaattaaatcatCAGAAAGATACTCGTCAGGCAACTTTTCTTTTCAGAAGAGGCCTGAAG GTTCAGGCCCAGTTGAACACAGAACAACTGCTAGACGATGTAGTAGCAAAGAGAACCCGTCA atgGCGGACTTCCACCACAAATGGAGGAATTTTGACTGTATCTATTGACAATCCCGGAGCAGTGCAATGCCCAGt aacTCCGAAGCCACGATTAACTCGTACTGCTGTACCTTCATTTTTATCAAAACGGGAGCAAAATGATGTAAAGAAAGTTCCTAAAGGTGTTCCCCTACAGTTTGACATAAACAGTGTTGGAAAACag ACAGGGATGACGTTGAATGAGCGGTTTGGGATCCTGAAGGAACAAAGAGCCACTCTCACATACAACAAAGGGGGAAGCCGCTTTGTAACCGTGGGATAG
- the FYTTD1 gene encoding UAP56-interacting factor isoform X5 encodes MRVRWGIQQNSGFGKTSLNRRGRVMPGKRRPNGVITGLAARKTTGIRKGISPMNRPPLSDKNIERYFPVLKRKANLLRQNEGQRKPVAVLKRPNQLNRKNSIPANFTRSGNKLNHQKDTRQATFLFRRGLKVQAQLNTEQLLDDVVAKRTRQWRTSTTNGGILTVSIDNPGAVQCPVTPKPRLTRTAVPSFLSKREQNDVKKVPKGVPLQFDINSVGKQTGMTLNERFGILKEQRATLTYNKGGSRFVTVG; translated from the exons ATGAGAGTACGATGGGGAATCCAACAGAATTCTG GTTTTGGTAAGACTAGTTTGAATCGTAGAGGAAGAGTAATGCCTGGAAAGAGACGTCCTAATGGAGTCATTACTGGCCTTGCAGCTAGGAAAACAACTGGAATTCGAAAAGGAATTAGTCCTATGAATCGTCCACCTCTAAGTGATAAG AATATAGAACGATATTTTCCAGTGTTAAAAAGGAAGGCAAACCTTCTGAGACAAAATGAAGGGCAGAGGAAACCAGTTGCAGTTCTCAAGAGACCTAACCAGCTAAACAGGAA AAATAGCATTCCAGCTAATTTTACCAGGAGtggaaataaattaaatcatCAGAAAGATACTCGTCAGGCAACTTTTCTTTTCAGAAGAGGCCTGAAG GTTCAGGCCCAGTTGAACACAGAACAACTGCTAGACGATGTAGTAGCAAAGAGAACCCGTCA atgGCGGACTTCCACCACAAATGGAGGAATTTTGACTGTATCTATTGACAATCCCGGAGCAGTGCAATGCCCAGt aacTCCGAAGCCACGATTAACTCGTACTGCTGTACCTTCATTTTTATCAAAACGGGAGCAAAATGATGTAAAGAAAGTTCCTAAAGGTGTTCCCCTACAGTTTGACATAAACAGTGTTGGAAAACag ACAGGGATGACGTTGAATGAGCGGTTTGGGATCCTGAAGGAACAAAGAGCCACTCTCACATACAACAAAGGGGGAAGCCGCTTTGTAACCGTGGGATAG